A genomic region of Bacteroidia bacterium contains the following coding sequences:
- a CDS encoding TonB-dependent receptor: protein MKQILIITFSFLFISHIVNAQTKYTISGFARDAKTGEELIGASILIKEIPTVGTTTNAYGFYSISIPEGNYNIILQFIGYDLQNKQIKLSSNTVQNFTLSEKATKLEEIVVAAEKKDENITKNLMSVEKINIQEIKNIPVIFGEKDILKTIQLLPGVKSAGEGNSGFYIRGGAADQNLILLDEAIVYNASHLLGFFSVFNADAIKDVTLYKGGQPAEYGGRLSSVLDIKTKDGNDKEYGVEGGLGLISSRLKIDGPIVKDKGSFTINGRRSYADLFLKLAKDSAMRERKLYFYDFNAKVNYRIDDKNRIFLSGYFGKDILGFGDQMGIDWGNKTGTLRWNHVINSKLFSNTSLIFSNYDYNINTRLAGTDGEIVSRIQDYNIKQDFQYFSNTKSKFKFGLNSIYHKIIPGAIITKSDSSISELNLKHKQALENAIYFTHEFKPSGIFSFEYGIRFTSFSTLGAGDFYTYNSLGETVDTTSYKKGEFVTTYFNIEPRFSANLILNEKSSIKAAYGRNTQNLHLLSNSTSGNPTDLWIPSSNNVKPEIADQISMGYFRNFKNNTFEFSTEVYYKYLQNQIDYKDGAELRFNENAESQLLFGTGRAYGIELFLKKKYGRLNGWVGYTFAKTEKKIAGINKGEYYPAKQDRTHDISIVGIYELSKKLTISATWVFYTGNAVTFPSGKYEVAGQLVNYYTERNGYRMPTYHRLDLGLTWQRKKTEKFESSWNFSLYNAYGRENAYTITFQEDPNDPTKTQAVQTTLFRWVPSVTYNFKF, encoded by the coding sequence ATGAAACAAATTCTAATAATTACATTCAGCTTTCTTTTTATTTCTCATATAGTAAATGCTCAAACAAAATATACCATTAGCGGTTTTGCAAGAGATGCAAAAACTGGTGAAGAATTAATAGGTGCATCTATATTAATTAAGGAAATACCAACAGTAGGAACAACAACTAATGCATATGGTTTTTATTCTATTTCTATTCCCGAGGGAAACTATAATATTATTTTGCAATTTATAGGATATGATCTTCAAAATAAGCAAATAAAGTTATCTAGTAACACTGTACAAAATTTCACGCTTTCCGAAAAAGCTACTAAATTAGAGGAGATTGTTGTTGCTGCTGAAAAGAAAGATGAGAATATAACCAAAAATCTGATGAGTGTTGAGAAAATAAATATTCAAGAAATTAAGAATATTCCCGTTATTTTTGGTGAAAAAGATATTTTAAAAACAATTCAATTGTTACCTGGAGTTAAATCTGCAGGAGAAGGGAATAGTGGATTTTATATACGAGGTGGAGCAGCAGATCAAAACTTAATATTGCTTGATGAAGCTATTGTTTATAATGCTTCTCATCTTTTAGGATTTTTCTCTGTATTTAATGCTGATGCCATTAAAGATGTAACACTTTACAAAGGTGGACAACCCGCAGAATATGGAGGTCGATTGTCATCTGTTCTCGACATTAAAACAAAAGATGGAAACGATAAAGAATATGGAGTAGAAGGTGGTTTAGGGTTAATTTCATCGAGATTAAAAATTGATGGACCTATTGTTAAGGATAAAGGCTCATTTACAATTAATGGTAGAAGATCATATGCCGATTTATTTCTTAAATTAGCAAAAGATAGCGCTATGAGGGAACGAAAGCTCTATTTTTATGATTTTAATGCAAAAGTAAATTACCGTATAGATGATAAAAACAGGATTTTTCTTTCTGGTTATTTTGGTAAAGATATTCTTGGATTTGGCGACCAAATGGGTATCGACTGGGGAAATAAAACCGGCACATTAAGATGGAACCATGTTATTAATAGTAAACTATTTTCAAATACATCACTTATTTTTAGTAATTACGATTACAATATAAATACTCGACTTGCAGGAACTGATGGAGAAATAGTTTCCAGAATTCAGGATTATAACATAAAGCAGGATTTTCAATATTTTTCAAATACAAAGAGTAAATTCAAATTTGGACTTAATTCCATTTATCATAAAATTATTCCAGGTGCAATCATAACAAAAAGTGATTCTTCAATATCTGAGCTTAATTTAAAGCATAAACAAGCTTTAGAAAATGCAATCTATTTTACTCATGAATTTAAGCCTTCAGGTATTTTTAGTTTTGAGTATGGTATTCGCTTTACTTCATTTAGTACGTTAGGTGCTGGTGATTTCTACACTTATAATTCATTAGGAGAAACAGTTGATACTACTTCATACAAGAAAGGTGAATTTGTAACAACATACTTTAATATTGAGCCTCGTTTTTCTGCAAATCTTATATTAAACGAGAAAAGCTCAATTAAGGCTGCCTATGGAAGAAATACTCAAAATCTTCACCTTCTGTCAAACTCAACATCTGGTAACCCAACAGATTTATGGATTCCTAGTAGTAATAATGTAAAACCAGAAATTGCCGATCAAATTTCAATGGGTTATTTTAGAAACTTTAAAAATAATACGTTTGAATTTTCAACAGAAGTATATTACAAATATCTTCAAAACCAAATTGACTATAAAGATGGAGCAGAGCTTAGGTTTAACGAAAACGCAGAATCACAATTACTTTTTGGTACTGGTAGAGCATACGGAATAGAGCTTTTTCTAAAAAAGAAATACGGACGTTTAAACGGATGGGTAGGATATACTTTTGCTAAAACTGAAAAGAAAATTGCAGGAATAAATAAAGGGGAATATTACCCTGCAAAACAAGATAGAACACACGATATTTCCATTGTAGGAATTTATGAGCTTTCAAAAAAATTAACAATATCTGCAACATGGGTATTTTATACTGGTAATGCTGTTACGTTTCCAAGCGGTAAGTATGAGGTCGCCGGTCAGTTAGTTAATTATTATACTGAACGAAATGGTTACCGTATGCCAACATATCATCGCCTAGATTTAGGCTTAACATGGCAAAGGAAAAAAACAGAAAAATTTGAATCGAGTTGGAACTTTTCACTTTATAATGCTTATGGACGTGAAAATGCATATACTATAACATTCCAGGAAGATCCAAATGATCCTACAAAAACACAAGCTGTTCAAACAACATTATTCCGTTGGGTTCCTTCTGTAACATATAACTTTAAATTCTAA
- a CDS encoding TetR/AcrR family transcriptional regulator has translation MENNEKGTDDKILDAAYDIFLLYGYHGTTLQQIATIADTNKASIHYYFRSKERLYIYIVRRVLDNVFNDKFNINLIPERLEKPTWFLYTELYNNSSLFEKVLQELSPIDWSENLNDIKKWLESSSFQLNSSINNIKTYDNDLKK, from the coding sequence ATGGAAAATAATGAGAAAGGTACGGATGATAAGATATTAGACGCTGCATACGATATCTTTCTTTTGTATGGGTATCATGGAACTACACTACAACAAATTGCAACTATAGCTGATACAAATAAAGCATCTATTCATTACTATTTTCGTTCAAAAGAAAGATTGTATATATACATTGTTAGAAGAGTTCTTGACAATGTTTTTAATGATAAGTTTAATATTAATTTAATTCCAGAAAGATTAGAAAAACCAACTTGGTTTCTTTATACTGAGCTTTACAATAATAGTAGCTTATTTGAAAAAGTTTTACAGGAGCTAAGTCCTATAGATTGGAGTGAAAATTTAAATGATATAAAGAAGTGGCTTGAATCTTCTTCATTCCAACTCAATAGTTCAATAAATAATATAAAAACTTACGATAATGATTTAAAGAAATAA
- a CDS encoding DUF2141 domain-containing protein has protein sequence MKSVIKLVPLIFVLILFSSLSSSNEETCSLTIEVKNLRNSIGFVQFALYNKDGTIPDEDYNKFYKIAISKIVNGSSEVTFNNLPRGKYAVNILHDENKNNKIDKGLILPKEGIGFSNIQSIGFSNRPSFTKASFNLLTDTKIKVKVIYM, from the coding sequence ATGAAAAGCGTAATAAAACTCGTTCCATTGATTTTTGTTCTTATTCTATTTTCTTCATTAAGCAGTTCAAACGAAGAAACTTGTTCATTAACAATTGAAGTAAAGAATCTTAGAAATTCAATAGGATTTGTTCAGTTTGCATTATATAATAAAGATGGTACTATTCCTGATGAAGATTATAATAAATTTTACAAAATTGCTATATCAAAGATTGTAAATGGCTCATCAGAAGTCACTTTCAATAATTTGCCACGAGGGAAATACGCAGTAAATATATTGCATGATGAAAATAAAAATAATAAAATAGATAAAGGATTAATCTTGCCTAAAGAAGGAATTGGTTTTTCTAATATTCAATCTATTGGATTTTCTAATAGACCTTCATTTACTAAAGCATCATTTAATTTATTAACTGACACTAAGATTAAAGTAAAAGTAATATATATGTAA
- a CDS encoding efflux RND transporter permease subunit — translation MNITEISIKRPSLIIVLFGVFILLGIIGYKNLGYELLPDFNQPVVVIKTMYPGAEPNEVETSVSRKIEDALSNLEGVDYLETKSMPNASIIIANLKYGTNLNNAMQDAQRYIDNIRKDLPADILSPVMSKVSPNDLPIISISATSNLSETEFYQKTKDEYLPQIQQLKGVAEITLLGGEEREIQVKVDQDKLKLYKISLYQVVDAINRSGIDLPAGKVQTDKEKNSVRLTGKFVTINDIMNVQVATPAPGSPVYVKNVAAVIDGVKEISSVSRYNGVNGIGLLLKKQGDANAVEVSKLVHKKLKQIESANAKYKVKFDIADDSTDKTIAAVNSVVDDLILAVVLVSLVMLLFLRSYRNSLIVLISIPTSLVTAFAAMWLFGFTLNLMTLLAMSLIIGILVDDAIVVLENIQRHLDMGKEKRTAAMDGRMEIGFSALSITLVDVVVFLPILFLQVFVADMLKQFSIVVITSTLTSLLVGFTLVPWLASRIGKKEDLRPTNFLNRFLLWFESQLKKFIEWYGRQLEWVLSHKLIFTGIVLFLLVMTVVMLKQGIIGKEMMSTGDQGKFRLNLEYDKTTTVQENNVKTQKIENFILQQPEVSTLFSNIAGPSTGIGSLGVGSANLSEFTIQLKPNEERSINTEEYMKLLREELKNQFPGINFSMAVLGLLPKSSPIKITLSGSDIDLIMKTGNELKSIIENIPGADNVQLSVEEGSPEYKVIPNKDKMQRLGLTTAYVGLNLRTAFTGNEDATLTENGTEYPVRIWLDDFDRKNYEDVQRLSIVNPMNVPIEVSQFAEVKQDDSPSLLERLDRQSSVTLTSESFGRPSGTLAGDVTSFLKSKPLPEGVKLTWGGDIKSQNESFGALGSVLLISFILIYLIMVALYDNYIYPFVALFAIPMAAIGAFLALNLSLNHLTLFAQLGLIMLMGLVTKNSILIVDFTNQLKAQGKHYKEALIIAGKERMRPILMTTLAMAIGMLPIALAKGTASEWKNGLAWVIIGGLLSSMILTVYLVPMIYYVVDTIKEKLAKRKEKVK, via the coding sequence ATGAATATCACAGAAATTTCAATCAAACGTCCATCGCTGATTATAGTGCTTTTTGGCGTATTTATCTTATTGGGAATAATTGGTTATAAAAATCTGGGGTATGAACTATTACCTGACTTTAACCAACCGGTAGTTGTAATAAAAACAATGTATCCGGGAGCCGAGCCAAATGAAGTAGAAACCTCTGTTTCCCGAAAAATAGAGGATGCATTATCAAACCTAGAAGGGGTCGATTATTTGGAAACTAAGTCAATGCCCAATGCCTCCATAATTATTGCCAACCTAAAGTATGGAACGAATTTGAATAATGCAATGCAAGATGCACAGCGTTATATAGATAATATCAGAAAAGACCTTCCTGCTGATATTTTAAGTCCGGTTATGAGTAAAGTTTCACCCAACGATTTGCCTATCATATCTATCAGCGCTACGAGTAATTTGTCAGAAACCGAATTCTATCAAAAAACGAAAGACGAATATTTGCCGCAAATTCAACAATTGAAAGGAGTGGCAGAAATTACACTCTTGGGTGGCGAAGAAAGAGAGATTCAGGTAAAAGTAGATCAGGATAAATTAAAACTTTATAAAATTTCACTTTATCAGGTTGTAGATGCTATTAATCGCTCGGGTATTGATTTACCTGCTGGTAAAGTGCAAACCGATAAAGAAAAGAATTCTGTTCGTTTAACTGGTAAATTTGTAACCATAAATGATATAATGAACGTACAGGTAGCAACACCTGCACCAGGCAGTCCAGTTTATGTAAAAAATGTAGCAGCAGTTATCGATGGTGTTAAGGAAATAAGTTCTGTAAGTCGTTACAATGGTGTAAACGGAATTGGTCTTTTGTTAAAAAAGCAAGGTGATGCCAATGCAGTAGAAGTCTCAAAATTAGTTCACAAAAAACTTAAACAAATTGAAAGTGCAAACGCAAAATACAAAGTAAAATTTGATATTGCCGATGATTCAACCGACAAAACTATTGCAGCTGTAAATTCAGTAGTAGATGATTTGATTTTAGCGGTTGTTTTAGTTTCACTAGTTATGCTTTTGTTTCTAAGAAGTTACAGAAACTCCTTAATCGTATTAATTTCAATTCCAACTTCATTAGTTACTGCCTTTGCTGCAATGTGGTTGTTCGGGTTCACGTTAAACTTAATGACTTTGCTTGCCATGTCTTTAATTATAGGAATCTTGGTTGATGATGCCATTGTGGTTTTAGAAAATATTCAAAGGCATTTGGATATGGGTAAAGAAAAACGAACTGCGGCTATGGATGGTCGAATGGAAATCGGATTTTCGGCATTATCAATAACCTTAGTTGATGTGGTTGTGTTTTTACCTATACTGTTTTTACAAGTATTTGTAGCAGACATGCTCAAACAATTTTCGATTGTAGTTATAACTTCTACGCTTACCAGCTTATTGGTGGGCTTTACTTTAGTGCCATGGTTGGCTTCCCGTATAGGAAAAAAAGAAGATTTACGACCTACCAACTTTTTGAATCGTTTCCTTCTTTGGTTTGAAAGTCAATTAAAAAAATTCATTGAGTGGTATGGCCGACAATTAGAATGGGTGCTTAGTCATAAATTGATATTTACCGGAATAGTATTATTTCTATTGGTAATGACTGTTGTTATGTTGAAACAAGGTATTATAGGCAAAGAAATGATGTCAACTGGCGATCAGGGTAAGTTTCGTTTAAATCTGGAATATGATAAAACAACGACCGTTCAAGAGAACAATGTTAAAACTCAAAAAATAGAAAATTTTATTCTTCAACAACCTGAAGTGTCAACACTTTTCAGCAATATTGCAGGTCCTAGCACGGGCATTGGCAGTTTAGGAGTTGGTTCAGCAAATTTATCAGAATTCACTATTCAGTTAAAACCTAATGAGGAAAGAAGCATAAATACTGAAGAGTATATGAAATTGCTTCGTGAAGAACTAAAAAATCAGTTTCCCGGAATTAATTTCTCAATGGCGGTTTTAGGATTATTACCAAAATCTTCACCAATCAAAATAACTTTAAGTGGAAGTGATATTGATTTAATTATGAAAACAGGGAATGAGTTGAAATCAATTATCGAAAATATTCCTGGTGCAGATAATGTTCAACTATCAGTAGAGGAAGGAAGTCCTGAGTATAAGGTTATTCCTAATAAAGATAAAATGCAGCGATTAGGATTAACTACTGCTTATGTTGGGCTAAATTTAAGAACTGCTTTTACAGGGAATGAAGATGCTACACTGACTGAAAATGGAACAGAATATCCGGTTAGAATATGGTTAGATGACTTTGATAGAAAAAATTACGAAGATGTGCAACGTCTTTCAATAGTAAACCCGATGAACGTACCCATTGAAGTATCTCAATTTGCAGAAGTCAAACAAGATGATTCGCCTTCATTACTTGAAAGATTAGATAGACAATCATCAGTAACATTGACCTCAGAATCGTTTGGCAGGCCATCGGGAACTCTGGCTGGTGATGTAACAAGCTTTCTAAAATCCAAGCCATTGCCAGAAGGTGTTAAATTAACTTGGGGAGGAGATATCAAATCACAAAATGAAAGTTTTGGAGCTTTGGGTTCGGTTCTTTTGATTTCATTTATTCTGATTTACCTTATTATGGTAGCTCTTTATGATAACTATATTTATCCTTTTGTTGCTTTATTTGCTATACCGATGGCAGCAATTGGAGCATTTCTGGCGTTAAATTTATCATTAAACCATTTAACATTATTTGCGCAACTCGGATTAATAATGCTCATGGGTTTAGTAACAAAGAACTCAATATTGATTGTGGACTTTACTAATCAACTAAAAGCCCAAGGTAAACATTATAAAGAAGCATTAATTATTGCAGGCAAAGAACGTATGCGACCAATATTAATGACAACTCTGGCAATGGCTATAGGGATGTTGCCAATTGCATTAGCTAAAGGCACCGCCAGTGAATGGAAAAATGGGCTTGCCTGGGTTATTATTGGTGGTTTGTTATCATCTATGATATTAACTGTATATCTAGTACCTATGATTTATTATGTTGTTGATACTATTAAAGAAAAATTAGCAAAAAGGAAGGAAAAAGTAAAATGA
- a CDS encoding efflux RND transporter periplasmic adaptor subunit, which produces MNRKIILTIVIILAIIAIVVFRLISNKETTKNRVFQYNKEQPVTVQADTVKLKNINAELFYSGTFEFNKETKISTDIQGKINSVLVDIGSTVKKGQALIQLDNTLLKLQLQAVEIQIEGLETDVKRYTVLANADAIQGVQLEKAVLGLKSANVQKATLIEQIKKTTIMAPFDGIVTAKLTEEGAFAAPGVPLLQITDISVLKFTVNIPENELNKFTENQIYSISADVYPETKLSSKGIIVGSKANIGNSFPVQFFVNNTSDLKIKSGMFGKVNLKSESNQKLIIIQASSIVGTTIQPQVYIVKNGKVILHNITTSNRIQNKVVVSSGLNEGDVIVINGFINLFDGANVLIK; this is translated from the coding sequence ATGAATAGGAAAATTATCCTCACAATTGTCATTATATTGGCAATTATAGCCATTGTAGTATTTCGCTTGATAAGCAATAAAGAAACTACAAAAAATAGAGTATTTCAATACAATAAAGAACAACCTGTAACTGTTCAGGCAGACACTGTAAAACTTAAAAATATTAATGCTGAATTATTTTATTCAGGAACATTTGAATTTAACAAGGAAACAAAAATTAGTACAGATATTCAAGGTAAGATTAATTCTGTTTTAGTGGATATTGGAAGTACTGTTAAAAAAGGACAGGCACTAATTCAGTTGGATAATACTTTATTAAAACTGCAATTACAGGCAGTAGAGATTCAGATTGAAGGATTGGAAACCGATGTTAAACGATATACAGTTCTTGCTAATGCAGATGCAATACAAGGTGTTCAGCTAGAAAAGGCAGTGTTGGGTTTAAAATCTGCTAATGTGCAAAAAGCAACTTTAATTGAGCAAATTAAAAAAACAACCATCATGGCTCCTTTCGATGGAATTGTTACAGCTAAATTAACAGAAGAAGGTGCATTTGCAGCACCAGGAGTGCCACTACTTCAAATTACTGATATCTCTGTTTTGAAATTCACTGTAAATATCCCTGAGAACGAATTAAATAAATTTACAGAAAATCAAATATATTCTATTTCGGCAGATGTATATCCCGAAACAAAATTATCCAGTAAAGGTATTATTGTGGGGAGTAAAGCAAATATTGGAAACAGTTTTCCTGTTCAGTTTTTTGTAAATAACACATCCGATTTGAAAATAAAATCGGGGATGTTTGGGAAAGTAAATTTGAAAAGCGAGAGTAATCAAAAACTTATCATTATTCAAGCTTCTTCAATTGTTGGAACAACTATTCAACCACAAGTTTATATTGTTAAAAATGGCAAAGTCATTTTACATAACATCACTACTTCAAATAGAATTCAAAATAAAGTAGTTGTATCGAGTGGCTTAAACGAAGGCGATGTCATTGTAATTAATGGGTTTATTAATCTTTTTGATGGAGCTAATGTTTTAATTAAATAA
- a CDS encoding TolC family protein — MLVNIHKQGLLVLLSLVIIYSAQAQVWTLQQCVDTAQINNRSLQISRNNIQIGVQKHKEANANLIPKLNALGEYKYYTDQPTQLMPLSTFGGPDGKFKETQFGVPHNINANLQFAMPLYNPQIFGAMRATKIASELSEIQYQKTEEQLFFDVSNLYYNAQILQKQLSFIDSNIANSKKLFENIQLLNEQLMVKATDVIKVKLQLEQLFTQKDRIKSNYEQVMNALKFTIGLSIIDTIKIEDNIQYEEAIEYSNSTSVDVRIAEKQNYLLSSELRTLKNSRIPSLMLYGTYGETGFGYDEKPNDFLKFYPIGFVGAQLTFPLFNGTVTNRKINQKKIEIQNSQLQLNLLTEQNAMLIDNTTRQRIVARKTVENTLAQIKLAQTIYEQTILQQREGTATLSDVLLADNALHEAQQTYLSVVIDYLKADLELKKLTGNISNKN, encoded by the coding sequence ATGTTAGTAAACATTCACAAACAAGGGTTACTGGTATTACTTTCATTAGTGATAATTTATTCTGCACAAGCACAGGTATGGACACTTCAACAATGTGTAGATACTGCACAAATAAATAATAGAAGTTTACAAATAAGCAGAAATAATATTCAGATTGGTGTACAAAAGCATAAGGAAGCAAATGCAAACTTAATTCCTAAACTTAATGCATTAGGAGAATATAAATATTATACAGACCAACCTACCCAGCTAATGCCTTTGTCTACTTTTGGTGGTCCTGATGGGAAATTCAAAGAAACACAATTTGGTGTTCCGCATAATATCAATGCCAATTTGCAATTTGCTATGCCTTTATATAACCCACAAATATTTGGAGCAATGCGAGCTACAAAAATTGCATCGGAATTAAGTGAGATACAATATCAGAAAACAGAGGAACAATTGTTTTTTGATGTGTCAAACTTATACTACAATGCACAAATACTACAAAAACAGCTTTCTTTTATAGATAGTAATATAGCTAATTCAAAAAAACTTTTTGAAAACATTCAATTACTCAACGAACAGCTAATGGTTAAGGCTACTGATGTAATAAAGGTAAAATTACAATTAGAGCAATTGTTTACACAAAAAGATCGTATCAAAAGCAATTATGAGCAAGTTATGAATGCCTTAAAATTCACTATAGGATTATCTATAATTGATACTATTAAAATTGAGGATAATATTCAATATGAAGAAGCCATTGAATATTCAAATTCGACAAGTGTAGATGTAAGAATAGCAGAAAAACAAAATTATTTATTATCGAGCGAATTAAGAACATTAAAGAATTCGCGAATTCCATCACTAATGTTGTATGGCACTTATGGGGAAACAGGTTTTGGTTATGATGAGAAACCAAACGATTTTCTGAAATTTTATCCCATCGGATTTGTTGGTGCTCAGCTTACTTTTCCTTTGTTCAACGGAACAGTTACAAATAGAAAAATTAATCAAAAAAAAATAGAAATTCAAAACAGTCAACTTCAATTAAATTTGCTTACAGAACAAAATGCAATGTTAATTGATAATACAACCCGTCAAAGAATAGTTGCCCGAAAAACAGTTGAAAATACTCTTGCACAAATAAAATTAGCTCAAACAATATATGAACAAACCATTTTACAACAAAGAGAAGGAACAGCAACTTTAAGTGATGTTTTATTGGCTGATAATGCTTTACATGAAGCTCAACAAACTTACCTTTCTGTTGTAATTGATTATTTGAAAGCTGATTTAGAGTTAAAAAAACTAACAGGTAACATATCAAATAAAAATTAA
- a CDS encoding TetR/AcrR family transcriptional regulator, with translation MEITPRQLEIIEAAGKILTSSGVSGLTIKNLAKEMQFSESAIYRHFTSKEEIIIAMLNYLADNTDKRLSNLTSSPYPEENFKQLFKEQFSFFSQNPYFVVAVFSDGLMEESQRINETFLKLMNVKMKYLMPIVMEGQQKGVFTNAITTDELMHIVMGTFKLQMFKWRTANFQFDVKRNGDNMVHAILTLIKNK, from the coding sequence ATGGAAATCACACCCCGTCAGTTAGAAATTATTGAAGCAGCAGGTAAAATACTTACATCATCTGGTGTAAGTGGGTTAACTATAAAAAATCTAGCCAAAGAAATGCAATTTTCTGAAAGTGCTATTTATAGGCATTTTACAAGTAAAGAAGAAATAATTATTGCAATGCTTAATTATTTGGCTGATAATACAGATAAGCGATTGTCTAATCTTACTAGTTCGCCTTATCCAGAAGAAAACTTTAAACAGTTGTTTAAGGAGCAATTTAGTTTTTTTAGCCAGAATCCATATTTTGTTGTAGCTGTTTTTTCAGATGGGTTAATGGAAGAAAGCCAACGCATCAATGAAACCTTCCTTAAATTAATGAATGTTAAAATGAAATACTTAATGCCTATAGTAATGGAAGGACAGCAAAAAGGTGTATTTACTAATGCCATTACAACAGACGAACTAATGCATATAGTTATGGGAACATTTAAACTTCAAATGTTTAAGTGGCGAACAGCAAATTTTCAGTTTGATGTAAAAAGAAACGGCGATAATATGGTTCATGCCATTTTAACATTAATAAAAAACAAGTAA
- a CDS encoding cupin domain-containing protein, with translation MKITKYLEQQIKETPHMIDVREMYNKESAQAMLMALKPGESLKPHKTPVDVFFFIVVGHPTIHIGDESEVCEALSVIESPANIVHYISNNSDGIARILIVKAPRPVSLTKVL, from the coding sequence ATGAAAATCACAAAGTACCTAGAACAGCAAATAAAAGAGACTCCTCACATGATTGATGTAAGAGAGATGTATAATAAAGAATCTGCACAGGCAATGCTTATGGCTTTGAAACCTGGCGAAAGCTTGAAGCCACATAAAACTCCAGTTGATGTATTCTTTTTTATTGTAGTAGGTCATCCCACCATTCATATTGGTGATGAAAGTGAAGTATGCGAAGCACTTTCGGTTATCGAAAGTCCAGCAAATATTGTGCATTATATAAGTAATAATTCTGATGGAATAGCCAGAATACTTATAGTAAAGGCACCACGACCAGTAAGTTTAACTAAAGTACTCTAG
- a CDS encoding cation transporter: MKTIAIYSVALFISLFFVQPNVYAQKKNDIKVVKLQTSAHTEMCKAKIEKTLAYEKGIIKSELDRESQILTVTYNPNKTDVNKIIKVITNLGHEAKEIIDKQEDKNKK; encoded by the coding sequence ATGAAAACAATTGCAATTTATTCAGTAGCATTATTTATTTCCTTGTTTTTTGTGCAACCTAATGTTTATGCCCAAAAGAAGAATGACATTAAAGTTGTAAAGTTACAAACCTCTGCTCACACAGAAATGTGTAAAGCTAAAATCGAAAAAACACTTGCTTATGAAAAAGGGATAATTAAATCAGAACTCGACAGAGAGTCACAAATTCTAACAGTAACATATAACCCTAATAAAACAGATGTAAATAAGATAATTAAGGTAATTACAAACTTAGGTCACGAAGCAAAGGAAATTATTGATAAACAAGAAGATAAAAATAAAAAATAA